The proteins below come from a single Sorghum bicolor cultivar BTx623 chromosome 4, Sorghum_bicolor_NCBIv3, whole genome shotgun sequence genomic window:
- the LOC8081961 gene encoding uncharacterized protein LOC8081961 has protein sequence MTLSRRFLNLIVDSQIRGVRTLRRIDLTRQQFFNPGPPPPLHGNGSAAAAASEASESTMERIRLPRPIVTFRASAHDGRWAIQCFPLGENKVLCADQSGRTFLFDADTRHVVTMPSLHKPKDTPFSIFIPSASDDSNSDGFEDDDDDDVGTLFVMEGYPSMEPTSDDQSPNDQPSDEFEAYVYGKRKLAHFKSWKCQPLPPPPYVRDPTWMKFRPQITTYAVVGGGAQILISAESAGTYCMDTATHKWSQVGRWMLPLHGKIEYVPELDLWFGFSAKDQLSAVDLSNLDSRPRLVGTWKEFERPEDWQESQEPQFVSLGSGKFCIARFFHTTVTVSNGYYTDDEVTNRSFGVLTGVEVLPRVYVRNGDGSANDSKGDGSANGSNGNGNGNGNASSNGNSTSICNGGSGRGNGNGGKRKLRMVKHKSRCHVSANGTVIESVF, from the coding sequence ATGACTCTCTCGCGACGGTTTCTCAATCTGATCGTGGACAGCCAAATCCGTGGCGTCAGGACGTTGCGCCGCATCGACCTAACGCGCCAGCAATTCTTCAACCCAGGACCACCACCGCCATTACACGGAAACGGATCGGCGGCTGCCGCCGCCAGTGAGGCGTCGGAGTCAACTATGGAGAGGATTCGGCTCCCCCGCCCGATCGTCACGTTCCGAGCTTCAGCTCACGACGGCCGTTGGGCGATCCAGTGCTTCCCTCTCGGGGAAAACAAGGTGCTTTGTGCGGACCAGTCTGGGCGCACCTTCCTCTTCGACGCCGACACGCGCCACGTGGTGACTATGCCCAGCCTCCACAAACCCAAAGACACGCCCTTCTCCATCTTCATCCCCAGCGCCAGTGATGACTCTAACAGTGATGGctttgaagatgatgatgatgatgatgttggcaCCCTCTTTGTCATGGAGGGCTATCCCAGTATGGAGCCAACCTCCGATGACCAGAGCCCCAACGACCAGCCAAGTGATGAGTTCGAGGCATACGTATACGGTAAGCGTAAGCTGGCACACTTCAAGTCCTGGAAGTGCCAACCACTGCCGCCACCGCCGTATGTCCGTGACCCCACGTGGATGAAGTTCCGGCCACAGATCACCACCTACGCAGtggtcggcggcggcgcccagATCTTGATATCAGCGGAGAGCGCCGGAACTTACTGCATGGACACGGCGACCCACAAATGGAGCCAAGTCGGCAGGTGGATGCTGCCCTTGCACGGCAAGATCGAATATGTGCCGGAGCTCGATCTGTGGTTCGGTTTCTCTGCCAAGGATCAGCTGTCTGCTGTAGACCTCTCCAACCTGGATTCCCGGCCGCGGCTAGTGGGCACTTGGAAGGAATTTGAGCGCCCGGAGGACTGGCAGGAATCGCAGGAGCCACAGTTTGTCAGCCTGGGTTCGGGCAAGTTCTGCATTGCAAGGTTCTTCCATACTACGGTAACTGTTAGCAATGGCTACTACACTGATGATGAAGTTACTAACCGGTCATTTGGTGTCTTAACTGGTGTGGAGGTGTTGCCACGCGTCTATGTGCGCAATGGGGATGGCAGTGCCAATGACAGCAAAGGGGATGGCAGTGCCAATGGCAGCAATGGGAATGGgaatggcaatggcaatgcaAGCAGCAATGGCAATTCAACCAGCATTTGCAACGGTGGCAgtggccgtggcaatggcaacgGTGGCAAAAGGAAACTCCGGATGGTCAAGCATAAGTCGAGATGTCACGTATCTGCCAACGGTACTGTCATCGAGTCAGTGTTCTGA
- the LOC8082719 gene encoding uncharacterized protein LOC8082719 has protein sequence MAAAATSPARASWRPAVPATSASASGVCFRVGAKRFNARLQTASSCGHRLTRLTAAHVKSGEAEGRPSTEESAASGGAPDEDSLRRELQTAIQGEDYARAAALRDELRVLQEDGRSAVLAANARFYAAFKDGDLVAMHRAWAKGDHVYVVHPSAGRISGYEMVMQSWEMVCDAGYEFPLQIDLRDVAVRVRGGVGYVTCLEMVRTKGSTSWGKQLATNVFEKVDGEWLMCVHHASHFDE, from the exons atggcggcggcggcgacctctCCGGCGAGGGCTTCGTGGCGTCCTGCGGTTCCCGCGACCTCCGCATCGGCATCAGGTGTCTGCTTCCGTGTTGGAGCGAAGCGCTT CAACGCACGACTCCAGACGGCAAGCAGCTGTGGGCACCGACTCACCAGGCTCACAGCCGCTCACGTCAAGAGCGGGGAAGCCGAAGGGCGTCCAAGCACGGAGGAGAGCGCGGCCAGCGGCGGCGCCCCCGACGAGGACTCCCTGCGACGCGAGCTCCAGACCGCGATCCAGGGCGAGGACTACGCGCGCGCCGCGGCGCTGCGGGACGAGCTCCGCGTGCTGCAGGAGGACGGGCGGTCCGCGGTGCTGGCGGCGAACGCGCGGTTCTACGCCGCGTTCAAGGACGGCGACCTGGTGGCGATGCACCGGGCCTGGGCCAAGGGCGACCACGTCTACGTGGTGCACCCGTCGGCGGGGCGGATCTCCGGGTACGAGATGGTGATGCAGAGCTGGGAGATGGTGTGCGACGCCGGCTACGAGTTCCCGCTGCAGATCGACCTGCGGGACGTGGCGGTGCGCGTGCGCGGCGGCGTCGGCTACGTCACCTGCCTGGAGATGGTCAGGACCAAGGGGAGCACCAGCTGGGGGAAGCAGCTGGCCACCAATGTGTTCGAGAAGGTGGATGGCGAGTGGCTCATGTGCGTCCACCATGCCTCGCACTTCGATGAGTGA